DNA from Ancylothrix sp. D3o:
TTTTTTGGCCGGTTAGTCCCCGGAGTTCGCACTCTCATTTCCATTCCTGCCGGTATCAATGGCATGGCACTTTTTCCCTTTTTGTTATATTCCACCATCGGGACAATCATCTGGGTAAGTTTATTAACAATAGCTGGGTATTATTTGGCAAGCTTAAACAAAGATTATCATCTTGTAGATGAATATTTAGGGCCGGTTTCCAAAATTGTTGCCGCAATTTTAGTGATCGGGTTTATTTTGTGGGTATTAAGAAAAAGATTGCGAGATGAGTAATTTCGCTAAAACCGGCAGACAATCATTCTGACTTATGCTTCACCCAAAAATTATGGATACTGAAACTTTTCTAACTTTTAACAACCAACCAATCAGCCTACGTCAAGCAATTGGTTATCTCCAAACTGCCGGCGAACTATCGCGCATTATCCAAACAATTCTCCGCCAACATATCATCGAACAACAGCTTACGCTTCGTCCCAGCCTCGAAATTGATCCTTTACAACTAGAACAAGCTATCATCAATTTTCGACTACAAAATCAGCTTGGTTTCCCAGAAACTTTTGAAGAATGGCTAACAACCCAAAACCTCAGTTACAAGCAATTTCGCCAACAATTTATCACGACGCTTAAACTCAGCCAACTTAAAGGCGAACTTACCAATAATCAAATCGAAAAATATTTCAACGAAAACCAATATCTACTCAATCAAGTTATTCTGTCTCGCATTGTTGTCACAGACATTA
Protein-coding regions in this window:
- a CDS encoding peptidylprolyl isomerase, which encodes MDTETFLTFNNQPISLRQAIGYLQTAGELSRIIQTILRQHIIEQQLTLRPSLEIDPLQLEQAIINFRLQNQLGFPETFEEWLTTQNLSYKQFRQQFITTLKLSQLKGELTNNQIEKYFNENQYLLNQVILSRIVVTDINLAEELMRQLLDDRRPFEQLAKLHSITPDRLLNGMMGLVKVGQLPDAIQELLIDAKPGDILGPVEVENRHTILRVEQWQPAILEAKLKQEIQDQLFEDWIKQQLQNKDIKLHID